The region CTGTCGCGCCTGCGTGGCTTCGCGACCGGCGGGGCGGTGCGCATCGTGATCAACAACCAGGTGGGCTTCACGATCAGCGACCCGCGCGACACCCGCTCCAGCCGCTACTGCACGGACGTCGCGAAGATCGCGAACGCGCCCGTGCTGCACGTGAACGGCGACGATCCCGAGGCCGTGGCGTTCTGCGGGGATCTGGCGCTGGCGTACCGGCAGGAGTTCGGCAAGGACGTGTTCATCGACCTCATTTGCTTCCGCCGCAACGGGCACAACGAGGGCGATGAGCCGCGCATGACCCAGCCGATCATGTACCGCGAGATCGACCAGCACCCCGGCACCCGCGCGCTGTACGCCAAGAAACTGGAGGCCGAGGGTGTCCTGGCTGCCGGTGAGGGCGACGCGCTCGTCAACCGCTTCCGCGATCAGCTCGACGCCGGTGAGGCCGTGGTCGAGGAGATGGAGAACGCCGCGCAGAGCAAACTGGCCGTGGACTGGAGCGAGTACACCGGCACCCACTGGCGTGACGAGGTGAGCACCGCCGTCCCGCAGGAGAAACTGACTGCGCTGGGCCTGCAACTCACCGAGGTGCCCGACGGCTTCAAGGTGCACCGCACCATCGAACGCACCGTGATCAAGCCCCGTCAGGCGATGGCGAAGGGCGAGCAGCCCCTCGACTGGGGCATGGGCGAGATGCTCGCGTACGCCAGCCTGCTCGACGAGGGCTTCGGCGTGCGCCTGGTCGGTCAGGACTCCGGGCGCGGCACCTTCGTGCACCGCCACGCCGTGCTGCACGACCAGAACGCGCAGGACCCCCTGAACGAGGAGTACATGGCCCTGGCGCACCTGCGTGACGGGCAGGGCCGCGTGGAGGTCATCGACTCCACCCTGTCCGAAGAAGCCGTCATGGCCTTCGAGTACGGGTACTCCACGAGCGAACCCAAGGCCCTGATCGCCTGGGAAGCGCAGTTCGGCGACTTCGCCAACGGCGCGCAGGCCGTCATCGACCAGTTCCTGTCCGCCGGTGAGAGCAAGTGGCAGCGCCTCTCGGGCCTGACCCTGCTCCTCCCCCACGGGTACGAGGGCGCGGGCCCCGAGCACTCCAGCGCCCGCCTGGAACGCTACCTGCAGCTGTGCGCGCAGAAGAACATGCAGGTCGTGGTGCCTTCAAGCGCCGCGCAGATCTTCCACCTGCTGCGCCGACAGGTGCTGCGCCCCTACCGCAAGCCCCTGATCGTCATGACGCCCAAGAGCCTGCTGCGCAACAAGGCCGCCATGAGCCCCCTGTCCGACCTGACCGACGGCCGCTTCTGCGAGGTCATCGGGGACGCCGAGGTCACGGGCGCCCGCCGCGTGGTCATCAGCAGCGGCAAACTGCACTGGGAACTCGTGGACGCCCGCGACGCCGACAAGGACGGCTACGCCGGGACGGCCCTGATCCGCCTGGAGCAGCTGTACCCCTTCCCCGCCGAGGCCCTGGCCGCCGAACTCGCCAGGCACCCCGGCGCGCAGGTCGTCTGGGCGCAGGAAGAACCCGAGAACCAGGGCGCGTGGCTGATGATCTGGGAGGACCTCGAGAAGGTGCTCGCCCCCGGGCAGACCCTCAAGAGCTCCACCCGTCCGCGCAGCGCCAGCACCGCCGCCGGGTACGCCAGCGTGCACGCCAAGGAGCAGGCCAAGGTCATCGCCGACGCGCTGGGCGAGAAACTCAGCGGCGAGGTCGTCGCCGAGCAGAAGGAACTCGCCGAGACCGCCAAACAGCAGGGCTGAACCCCGAGTGCAGTGGGGCCGCTTCCGGGAGGACCGGGGCGGCCCCGCTCCTTTGGTGGGCGGCGGCGGCTCTTTTTCGTGCCTTGTGTTCGGGCGTCCCCGGCGCAGTCACAGCGCCGGGGGGGTATAACTGAGAGCGTTATGGCGGACATCAAAGTTCCTGTTTTTTCCGAGTCGGTGAGCGAAGGTACGCTGCTGGCGTGGCATAAGAAACCCGGCGACGCCGTGAAGCGCGGCGAGGTCCTGGCCGAGATCGAGACGGACAAGGTGGTGCTGGAAGTCACGGCGCTCCAGGACGGCGTGCTGGTCAGCACCGCGAAGAACGAGGGGGACACGGTGCTCAGCGAGGAGGTGCTGGGCGTCGTGGGTGACGCGGGCAGCGCGCCCGCCCCGGCCGCCACCCAGGAGGCCGTCAGCGGTCCGATCGCGAACGAGGCCAGCGCGGGCGGCACCGCCACCCAGCCCGACAGCGCCGCTGCCGGGGCCAGTGCGGGCAACGAGGCGACGCGCCGCGACGACCTCTCCCCCGCCGTGCGCAAGGTCGTCGTGGAGAACGGCCTGAACCCCGCGCAGATTCCCGCGACCGGCCCCAAGGGCAACATCACGAAGGCCGACGCGCTGGGTGCGGTGGGCCAGCAGGCCGCACCCGCCCAGGCAGCCCAGCCTGTGACGCCCGCCGCCGTGATCCCCGCCGGGGCGCGCCCCGAGCAGCGCGTGCCCATGACCCGCATCCGTCAGCGCATCAGCGAGCGCCTGAAGGACGTGCAGAACACCGCGGCCCTGCTGACCACCTTCAACGAGGTGAACATGCAGCCCGCCATGGACCTGCGCAAGAAGTACCAGGATCAGTTCGTGGCGAAGCACGGCGTGAAACTGGGCTTCATGAGCCTGTTCGTGCGCGCCGCGACCGAGGCCCTGAAGGCCTTCCCGGTCGTGAACGCCAGCGTCGAGGGCAAGGACATCATCTACCATGGCTTCTACGACATCGGTATCGCGGTCGCCAGTGACCGTGGTCTGGTCGTGCCGATCCTGCGCGACACCGACCAGATGAGCCTCGCCGGGATCGAGAAGGCCATCGGCGGGTACGCGCAGAAGGCCAAGTCCGGCAAGCTGACGCTGGAGGACATGAGCGGCGGCACGTTCAGCATCACGAACGGCGGCACGTTCGGCAGCATGATGAGCACCCCGATCATCAACGCCCCGCAGAGCGCCATCCTGGGCATGCACAACATCATCGAGCGGCCCATCGCGCAGAACGGGCAGGTCGTGATCGCCCCCATGATGTACATCGCCCTGAGCTACGACCACCGCATCATCGACGGCAAGGAAGCCGTGCAGTTCCTCGTGATGCTCAAGAACCTGCTGGAAGACCCGGCGCGCATGCTGCTGGAACTGTAAGCAGCGTCGATGGTTGACAGTTGATGGTTGATGGAAGGGCAGGCCCCTCTATCAACCATCAACTTTCAACTGTTCACGCCTCCCCCCAGTGAGGCTTCTGCCAGAGTGCGTCCGCTACCCTGGGCGGCATGACGGGCGTAGCACAGCAGGAGGCCCTGACGGGCCGGTTCGGTGGCGTGTCGGACGGCGTGAACCTGCACGCCACCTGGGACGGGGACCGCCTCACCGCGCGGGTGGGGGGCTTCACGGACGGCACCGACGTGCGCGTGTGGCTGGAAGGCGGCGAACTGGTGGGCCGCGTGGGGGGCGTCACGAGCGGGCATGACGTCCGGGCGGGCATCGCGGCGGGTGTCATGACGGTCCGCCTGGGCGGCTTCACGCAGGGCGTGGACGCGCGGCTGGAGTTCACACCGGATCAGGTGACGGGCCGCTACGGCAGCTTCACGGACGGCCTGGACGTGACCCTGCGGCACTACGCGGGCGAGGTCCGGGGTCGGCTGGGGAGCTTCACGCGCGGCGTGAACGTCCAGCTGGACCTGGGCGCCGTGCCGTTCCCGCTGGGGGCGCTGCTGCTCGTGTGCGCGCTGAACCTCTGGCTCACGCAGGGCCGCGCCCTGACCCCCAGCCGGTAGGAAACCAAAGGAGAGGAGGCGGGTGGCTGTCGTGCCCCCGCCTCCTCTCCTCTGTTCCTACTGCCCACACCCCGAATCCCACACCCCTAGTGCGCCAGCACGTCCGCGCTGAGGTCCTCGGGTCGGATGGCGCCGGTCATGACGGACACGGTGTCGGCCATGCTGATCTTCTGGGGGTTCAGCAGCGCGGCGCGCCGGCCCATGCGGTGCACGTGGATGCGGTCGGCGATCTCGAATACGTGGGGCATGTTGTGGCTGATCAGGATGACGGGCAGGCCCCGGTCGCGGACCTTGCGGATCAGGTCGAGGACCATGTTGCCCTCGCGCACGCCGAGCGCGGCGGTGGGTTCGTCCATGATCACGACGTGCTGCGCGAACGCGGCGGCGCGGGCCACGGCGACGCCCTGCCGCTGCCCGCCGCTCAGCGTCTCGACGGGCTGGCTCATGCTCTTGATGGCGAACTGCAGGCCTTTCATGTGTTCGGTGGCCTCGGTCAGCATGCGGCGGCGGTCGATGAGTTTCAGGGCGCGGCCCAGCGCGCCCCCGCGGTACAGTTCGCGGCCCAGAAACAGGTTTTCCGCGATGGTCATGGCCGGGGCGACGGCGAGGTCCTGGTACACGGTCTCGATTCCGGCGCGGCGGGCGTCGCTGGGCGTGCGGAAGTGCACGGGTTGTCCATCCAGGAGAATCTCGCCCTCGTCGGGGATGAGCGCGCCGGACAGCGCCTTGATGAGGCTGCTCTTGCCCGCGCCGTTGTCGCCGATGACGGCCATGATCTCGCCGGGACGCAGTTCGAAGTCCGCGCCGCCGATGGCGGTGACGTGCCCGTACCGCTTGACGAGGCCGCGCGCTTCCATGACCAGTGGCCGGGCGGTCTGCGGTCCGGGGGTGACGGGCAGGTGGGTGGCGGCGGTCATGCTTTCCTCCGGGAGAACTGGTCGGTGGCGACCGCCAGGATGATCAGGATGCCGGTGATGAGGTTCTGGTACACGCTGTCCAGGCCCATGAACGTCAGGCCCGAACGGAACACGCCGACGATCAGCACGCCGACCAGGGTGCCCAGGACGTTGCCGCGACCGCCGAAGAGGCTGGTGCCGCCGATCACGACGGCGGTGATGCTCTCGAGGTTCTCGGTGGTGCCCGCCTCGGGGGACGCGCCGCCGATGCGTTCCAGCAGCAGCAGGGCCGCCACGCCGTACAGCATCCCGGCGAAGGTGTACACGCTCAGCAGCAGGCGGCTGGTGTTGATGCCGCTCAGGCGCACCGCTTCCGGGTTGTTGCCCAGCGCGTAGATGTGCCGCCCCGGCGCGGTGTAGTTCAGGAACAGCCACGTCAGGACGAACAGCGCGACCATCAGCAGGCTGCCGTACGTGAACGGCGTGCCGAACACCGTGAAGCGCTGCGCGAGGAACGTCAGGCCGTCGGCGGGCATGGGGACGCTGGTCGCCTTCGAGTAGATCTTCACGGCGGCGAACACGATGGAGTACATGCCGAGCGTCACGATGAACGGCGGCAGTTTCCACTTCGTGATGAGCAGGCCGTTGGCCCAGCCGACGAACGCGCCGACCGCGAAGCCCGCCAGGATCGCCAGCGGAACGGGCACGCCCTGCTCGACGGCCAGCTTGCCGATCACCATGCTGCTCAGGGCCATGATCATCCCGCAGCTCAGGTCGATCCCGGCGGTCAGGACGATCAGCGTCTGCGCGATGGCGATCACGCCCACGAACGACGCCTGCTGCAGGATCAGGCTGAAGGTGCCCAGCGTCAGGAACCGGTCGGACTGGAAGGTGAAGAACAGGCAGGCGATCAGCAGGGCGATCAGCGGGCCCAGGGTGCTGAGGTTCGGCAGCTGGAAGCGCCGCCCGGGCGTGGTGGTGGTGGGTTGCGTCATGCTCATGGGTCTCCCCGGTCAATGAAGTTCGCCACGGCGCGCGGCTCAGGGGGCGCGGGCCGTGGCGACTTGAAGGTGAGGGTCGGGGGCGGGGCCGGACAGCCGCGCCGGTCAGGGCCTGGGGTGGGGTTCCGTCTGTTCCGCTGGCTGACCGGCACGGCACCGGCCAGCCAGTTCCACGCCCGGAACCCTGTTCACTCCTTCTCGCTCTGCTCGGGTGGCCGGATCACTCCGGCCCCCGGAGGCTTACTGCCCCCAGCAGTTGGCGAGGCCGAACTTGCCGTTCTGGCTCTTGACCCCGGCCATGGCCTTGTTGGTGATCAGGGTGACGCCGGTGTCGGTGTAGCCGCTGACCTTCTTGCCGGTCTTGGCGTAGTTCACGCCCGCCGCGACGCCCATGCTGGCCATCTTCAGGGGGTACTGCTGGCTGGTCGCGCCGATCACGCCGCTCTCGACGTTGCGCACGCCGGCGCAGCCGCCGTCCACGGACACGATCAGGACGCTCTTTTCCTTCCCGGCGGCCTTCAGCGCCTGGTACGCCCCGGCGGCGGCGGGTTCGTTGATGGTGTACACGACGTTGATGTCCGGGTTCTTCTGGAGGCAGTTCTCCATGGCGGTCTGGCCCTTGGTCTGGTCACCGAAGGAGTCCTGCGCGCAGGCGACGCTGGTGTTCACGAGGTCCTTGGTGCTGGCCGTGATGCCCTTGACGCCGAAGCCCGCCAGGAAGCCGTTGTGGCGCGCGATGCCGACCGGGTGGCCAGGGAACAGATCCAGCGTGGCGATCACGGCTTTCTTGGTGCCCATGGCTTTCTTGGCCCACTGGCCGATCAGGATGCCCGCCTGGTAGTTGTTCGTGGCGAACAGCGCGTCCACGGCGCTGGCGGGTTCGGTGGGGCTGTCCAGCGCAATGACCATGACGCCCTGCGCGCGGGCCTTGGCGATGGCGGGCACGATGGCCTTGGAGTCGCTGGGGGTGATCAGGATGGTCTTGGCCCCGGCGGCGACCATGTTCTCGATCGCGGCGACCTGCCCGGCGTTGTCCCCGTCGGCCTTCCCGGCGGCGGTCAGGAGTTTGGCGCCCAGGCGGGTGGCTTCCTTCTGCGCGCCTTCTTTCATCTTCACGAAGAAGGGGTTGGTCTCGGTCTTGGTGATCAGGCCGATGATGGGCTGGGCGCTGCTCTGGGCCTGCACGACCCCCAGGGTCAGGCTGGCGGCGAGGGTGGTCAGGGCGGCGGTGGCGATGACTTTGCGCATGGTGGTTCCTCCGGGGGTGGCCGCATGGGCCGGGGGGGGTTCAGTGGCTATGAGCGGGGGCGGGCGTGTGGGGCGGGCTGGTGGAGTGCCGGACGATCAGGGTGGTGGACAGCTGGTGGTGCTGCGGGGGTCCGTCGCGCGGGTGGCGCAGCTGCGCGATGAGCTGCTCGGCGGCGCAGGTGCCCAGGTCGTAGGTGGGCTGCGCGACGACCGTCAGGGGGGGGTTCATGGTCTGGGCCCAGCGGCTGTCGTCGAAACCGACGATGCTGAGGTCCTCCGGGATGCGCAGGTTCAGGGCGCGGGCGGCGAGGACGGCCCCGACGGTCATCTCGTTGTTGCCGATGAACAGCGCGGTGGGGCGGCGGTGCTCGGGCAGGGTCAGCAGGCGCAGCGCGGCGCGGTGGCCGTCGTCCTCGCGGTGGTTGCCGGGCAGAACCAGGGCCGGGTCGTAGGTCAGTCCGGCGTCTTCCAGGGCGGCGCGGTAGGCGTCGTGGCGCTGCGTGGCGGTGCTGATGTCCTGCTGCCCGACGATCATGCCGATGCGCGTGTGCCCCAGGCTGATGAGGTGGCGGGTGGCGGCGGTGGCGCCGCCTGAGTTGTCGGCGGTGACGGTGGTGACGCCCGGGGTGCCGCTCATGCGGTCGAGTTCGACGATGGGCACGCCGCTCAGCGCCTGGAGGTTCTCGCGGGCGCCGCTGGTGGGGACGATGATCAGGCCCTGGGGCAGGTGGCCGCGCAGGGTGTCGATGGCGCGGCGTTCCTTGGCGGGGTCCTCGTCGCTGTTGAACAGGAAGGCGGTGTAGCCGTGGCGGTCGGCGGCGTCCTGGATGCCCTTGGCGAGCTGCGCGTGGAAGGGGTTGAGGATGTCGGTGACGATCACGCCGATGGTGCGGGTCTCGCCCTGGCGGAGGCTGCGGGCGATGACGTTGGGCTGGTAGCCGAGTTCGCGGGCGGCGGTCAGGACGCGTTCGCGGGTGCTGCTGGCGACCATGTCCGGGCGGGACAGGGCGCGGGAGGCGGTGGCGGTACTGACCTGGGCGAGCTGGGCGACGTCCTGGATGCTGGCCATTGAAATCGATTACACCTCCCCGGCACGGCTGCGGGTGATGAGTGGAGCGGCTGGCTTCCCAGACGAGGAAACCCGTTTGCAAACGATTACATTGAGATGCAGTCAGTGTGAGCGCCCTGCCCACTCCTGTCAAGCCCCACGCCCCACCCACCCGGAAGGCTTGAACCGGTTCAACATTCCCGGCAGTCAGCCCACCCGAAGCCCCGCCGCCCACCGGACCGGGCGACAGCGCCCGCCCGTTCCGGGCGCGCACATCCTCCCCCCGCCACCCGATCACGGCCCGATCATGGCCGGTCTGCTGAACTGCACCCAGCACCAGACGCAGTCCGCGCAACGCTCCCGCAACGCCCCCCGCAGTTCAATACCCATACCGGAGGTCCACCATGAACGCACGCACCCTGATCGGCACCGCCCTGCTCACCACCCTCTCGGCCGCCCTGTCCGCCGCGCACGCGCAGAACGGCGTGAACCTCCAGAATATCCAGCTGCAACCCATCCAGATCTCGAACCTGAACCTGAACGTCCTGCGCGTCCCCCAGGCGCAGTTCCAGCAGGTCCTGCAGAGCCCGAACGCCCTGCAACTGAACCTGCAGGAGCTGCCCGCGCGCCTCCAGGCCCGCGACGCCGAGATCAGCCGCAGCCTGAGCCTCGTGCAGGGCCTTCAGGGCCGCGCGGACCTGCGCGCCGACATCGCCCGTGCCACCCTGGCCCTCCCGCGCGGCCTGACCGTCCCCGCCAGCGTGAAACTCCGCACCGGGGAACTCAAGGACGTGCTGCTGTACGGCCAGGACACCGTCGCCCTGAGCGTCGCCCAGGCCGAGGCCAGCGCGCCCGCCAACCGCGCCGCCATCCTGCAGTCCTTCGGCCTGAGCGAACAGAACCCCGTCCCGCGCGAATTCCTCGCGCCGGAATCCGTCCGCACCGTCAACATCGCCCCGAACGTCCGCTTCACGGTGCCCACCACGATCCTGAACAAGGTCACGCCCGCCAAACCCTCCCAGCCGCAGGAGGAACTCGGCGGCGGCTTCGTGAACAACCCCACCGACGGCGCGTGCCGCTTCACGCCCACCAACGCCCTGTTCAGCCAGATGCGCGGCAACCGCATCGACCAGATCACCACCATCAAGGACCAGGGCGGACGCGGCACCTGCATGGCCTTCGCGTACGTCTCCGCGCTCGAAACCCAGATCGCCCGGCGCATCAAGACCCCCTTCAACCTCTCCGAGCAGTACGCGTACTACTGGCTGCGCGGCGACGACGGCGTGCTGGGCGACGGCGCCGGGTGGGGCGACTTCAACGACATCATCGGCAAGCAGCGCATGATCCCCACCGAGGTCCGCTGGAAGTACAACCCCTCGCGCAGCCGCGTCCGCATCCCCGCCGACGACAAGAAACCCGTCACGGAATTCCGGAACTCCTGCCTGAACTACGCCAACCAGGCGTGCAGCGACACCACCGCGCAGGCCCAGCTGGTCTGCCAGGGCGGCACGAACAACTGCGCGTGGAAACCCGAGTGGGACATCGCCCCGAACGCCGCGTTCAACTTCCGCGCCACGCAGGGCACCGAAGTGTGGGTGGCCCTCGCCAACAACGTCTTCGGCAGCGGTGACGCCGCCCGCGCCTACCGCCGCGCCCTGATGCGCCAGATGATCGACCGGGGCGACCAGCTCATCCTGGGCTTCAACGTGGACCCCGCCTTCGACGCCATCGGCGCCAGCGGACTGCCGAACCTGAGCCTGATGGGCGGCAAGGTCCGCGGCGGGCACGCCGTGCACGTCGTCGGGCACGTCACCACCGGCATGCAGACCTACGACGTGAAGATCGCCGGGCTGGTGAACGTCAAGCTGTCCCTGCCCACCGGATACTTCGTGATCAAGAACTCCTGGAGCTGCGGCTTCGGCGACGGCGGCTACGCCTACCTGCCCGACAGCTTCATGGACAGGGAAGTGTACGGCGTGTACAACATCCCCGCGAACGCCGTCGCCAGCGACATGGCCAACTTCTGACCGAACAGGCGAGGAGGGGGCCGCAGCGCGACTGGCTGCGGCCCCCTCCTTCTGGACTGTGCTTACTCGACCGTGACGCTCTTGGCGAGGTTGCGGGGTTTGTCCACGTCCTTGCCCAGCGCCGCAGCCGTGAAGTACGCCAGGAGTTGCATGGCGACGGCGTTCACGACGGGGCTGACCATCTCGTGGGCGCGGGGGACGTAGATGACGTCGTCGCCGTGGCGGGCGTTCTCGGTGTCGCCGTCCGACAGGAACAGGATGACCTTCCCGGCGCGGGCGCGGACTTCCTGCACGTTGCTGATGGTCTTTTCCAGCAGGCGGCTCTCGGTGGCGATCACGGCGACGGGCAGTTTCTCGTCGATCAGGGCGATGGGGCCGTGCTTCATCTCACCGGCGGCGTACGCTTCGGCGTGGATGTAGCTGATCTCCTTGAGTTTCAGCGCGCCCTCGTACGCGGTGGGGCTGTTCACGCCGCGCCCCAGGAACAGGTAGTCGCTGGCCATGGCGTACTTCTCCGCGACTTCCTTGATGCGCGCCACACGCTCGGGGGCCAGGGCGTCCTCGACGAGGCGGGGCAGTTCACGGGCGGCCTTGAGGAGTTCGGCGCCCTGCTCGGCACTGAGGGTCCCGCGGGCGCGGCCGAGCCACAGGGCCAGCATCAGGAACGCGCTGACCATGCTCGTGTACGCCTTGGTGCTGGCGACGCCGATCTCGGGTCCGGCGTGGATGTACAGCGTGTCGTCCAGTTCGCGGGTCATGGATGAGCCCTTGGCGTTGATCACGCCGAGGGTCTTCGCGCCGAACCTCTTCGCCTCGCGCAGCGCCTCCAGGGTGTCGATGGTCTCGCCGCTCTGGGACACGACGATGGCCAGGGTGTTCTCGCTGACGAGGGGGTCGCGGTAGCGGTACTCGCTGGCGACGTCCACTTCCACGGGAATGCGGGCGAGCTGCTCGATGAGGTACTCGCCCACCAGACCGGCGTAGAAGGCGGTGCCGCACGCGATGATGCTGATGCGCTTGAAGCTGCCGGGGTCGAGGTCGATGTCGAGGTTCACCTCGCCGGTCTCGTCGTGCAGGCGGCCGATCAGGGTGTTCGTCAGCGCCTGGGGCTGCTCGTAGATCTCCTTGAGCATGTACGTGTCGTACCCGCCCTTCTCGGCGGCCTCGGCGTCCCACTCGATGTGCTCGATGGTGCGTTCCTGCGGGTTGCCCTGAAGGTCCATGACGCGGAAGCCGTCGTCGTTCAGGACGACCATGTCGCCGTCGTGCAGGAACACCATGTTGCGGGTGTAGGCCAGCAGGGCGGGCACGTCGGACGCCAGGAACATCTCGCCCTCGCCGACGCCCATCACGAGCGGGCTGACGGTGCGGGCCGCGACGATCTCGCGGTGGTCGACGTGCGTGACGACGATGCCGTACGCGCCGCGCACCTGCGCCAGCGCCGCCCGGACGGCCTCTTCGAGGTTACCCGCGTAGGCTTCCTCGATC is a window of Deinococcus grandis DNA encoding:
- a CDS encoding 2-oxoglutarate dehydrogenase E1 component, which gives rise to MTQSQTIMSGGNAAFIEGLYEAYLADPQSVDPQWRAYFDELRGGAHETPHSKVQQAFYQLGTQRRGGAVVPAPQGVSGAQQAAGALITAFRVYGHISAHTNPLKMRGLPVVPELTPEYYGLSTADLNEQVQDGPFSGPLRDVIAQLQETYCGPIGFEFNYLPANERAWFQERVEANRGRGVFSRDERRRLMSKLNAAEGLELYLKNKYPGVKRFGLEGGESFIPLLDRIIQQAGRAGVKEVVLGMAHRGRLNTLVNIFGKPSSVLFDEFDGKKKLSDNPDVAGDVKYHMGYSSDVRTPGGPMHLALAFNPSHLEIVSPVVHGSVRARQDRRGDETRRSVLPITVHGDAAVSGQGVVMETLNLSRLRGFATGGAVRIVINNQVGFTISDPRDTRSSRYCTDVAKIANAPVLHVNGDDPEAVAFCGDLALAYRQEFGKDVFIDLICFRRNGHNEGDEPRMTQPIMYREIDQHPGTRALYAKKLEAEGVLAAGEGDALVNRFRDQLDAGEAVVEEMENAAQSKLAVDWSEYTGTHWRDEVSTAVPQEKLTALGLQLTEVPDGFKVHRTIERTVIKPRQAMAKGEQPLDWGMGEMLAYASLLDEGFGVRLVGQDSGRGTFVHRHAVLHDQNAQDPLNEEYMALAHLRDGQGRVEVIDSTLSEEAVMAFEYGYSTSEPKALIAWEAQFGDFANGAQAVIDQFLSAGESKWQRLSGLTLLLPHGYEGAGPEHSSARLERYLQLCAQKNMQVVVPSSAAQIFHLLRRQVLRPYRKPLIVMTPKSLLRNKAAMSPLSDLTDGRFCEVIGDAEVTGARRVVISSGKLHWELVDARDADKDGYAGTALIRLEQLYPFPAEALAAELARHPGAQVVWAQEEPENQGAWLMIWEDLEKVLAPGQTLKSSTRPRSASTAAGYASVHAKEQAKVIADALGEKLSGEVVAEQKELAETAKQQG
- the odhB gene encoding 2-oxoglutarate dehydrogenase complex dihydrolipoyllysine-residue succinyltransferase; protein product: MADIKVPVFSESVSEGTLLAWHKKPGDAVKRGEVLAEIETDKVVLEVTALQDGVLVSTAKNEGDTVLSEEVLGVVGDAGSAPAPAATQEAVSGPIANEASAGGTATQPDSAAAGASAGNEATRRDDLSPAVRKVVVENGLNPAQIPATGPKGNITKADALGAVGQQAAPAQAAQPVTPAAVIPAGARPEQRVPMTRIRQRISERLKDVQNTAALLTTFNEVNMQPAMDLRKKYQDQFVAKHGVKLGFMSLFVRAATEALKAFPVVNASVEGKDIIYHGFYDIGIAVASDRGLVVPILRDTDQMSLAGIEKAIGGYAQKAKSGKLTLEDMSGGTFSITNGGTFGSMMSTPIINAPQSAILGMHNIIERPIAQNGQVVIAPMMYIALSYDHRIIDGKEAVQFLVMLKNLLEDPARMLLEL
- a CDS encoding ATP-binding cassette domain-containing protein; the encoded protein is MTAATHLPVTPGPQTARPLVMEARGLVKRYGHVTAIGGADFELRPGEIMAVIGDNGAGKSSLIKALSGALIPDEGEILLDGQPVHFRTPSDARRAGIETVYQDLAVAPAMTIAENLFLGRELYRGGALGRALKLIDRRRMLTEATEHMKGLQFAIKSMSQPVETLSGGQRQGVAVARAAAFAQHVVIMDEPTAALGVREGNMVLDLIRKVRDRGLPVILISHNMPHVFEIADRIHVHRMGRRAALLNPQKISMADTVSVMTGAIRPEDLSADVLAH
- a CDS encoding ABC transporter permease translates to MTQPTTTTPGRRFQLPNLSTLGPLIALLIACLFFTFQSDRFLTLGTFSLILQQASFVGVIAIAQTLIVLTAGIDLSCGMIMALSSMVIGKLAVEQGVPVPLAILAGFAVGAFVGWANGLLITKWKLPPFIVTLGMYSIVFAAVKIYSKATSVPMPADGLTFLAQRFTVFGTPFTYGSLLMVALFVLTWLFLNYTAPGRHIYALGNNPEAVRLSGINTSRLLLSVYTFAGMLYGVAALLLLERIGGASPEAGTTENLESITAVVIGGTSLFGGRGNVLGTLVGVLIVGVFRSGLTFMGLDSVYQNLITGILIILAVATDQFSRRKA
- a CDS encoding sugar ABC transporter substrate-binding protein produces the protein MRKVIATAALTTLAASLTLGVVQAQSSAQPIIGLITKTETNPFFVKMKEGAQKEATRLGAKLLTAAGKADGDNAGQVAAIENMVAAGAKTILITPSDSKAIVPAIAKARAQGVMVIALDSPTEPASAVDALFATNNYQAGILIGQWAKKAMGTKKAVIATLDLFPGHPVGIARHNGFLAGFGVKGITASTKDLVNTSVACAQDSFGDQTKGQTAMENCLQKNPDINVVYTINEPAAAGAYQALKAAGKEKSVLIVSVDGGCAGVRNVESGVIGATSQQYPLKMASMGVAAGVNYAKTGKKVSGYTDTGVTLITNKAMAGVKSQNGKFGLANCWGQ
- a CDS encoding LacI family DNA-binding transcriptional regulator gives rise to the protein MASIQDVAQLAQVSTATASRALSRPDMVASSTRERVLTAARELGYQPNVIARSLRQGETRTIGVIVTDILNPFHAQLAKGIQDAADRHGYTAFLFNSDEDPAKERRAIDTLRGHLPQGLIIVPTSGARENLQALSGVPIVELDRMSGTPGVTTVTADNSGGATAATRHLISLGHTRIGMIVGQQDISTATQRHDAYRAALEDAGLTYDPALVLPGNHREDDGHRAALRLLTLPEHRRPTALFIGNNEMTVGAVLAARALNLRIPEDLSIVGFDDSRWAQTMNPPLTVVAQPTYDLGTCAAEQLIAQLRHPRDGPPQHHQLSTTLIVRHSTSPPHTPAPAHSH
- a CDS encoding C1 family peptidase, translated to MNARTLIGTALLTTLSAALSAAHAQNGVNLQNIQLQPIQISNLNLNVLRVPQAQFQQVLQSPNALQLNLQELPARLQARDAEISRSLSLVQGLQGRADLRADIARATLALPRGLTVPASVKLRTGELKDVLLYGQDTVALSVAQAEASAPANRAAILQSFGLSEQNPVPREFLAPESVRTVNIAPNVRFTVPTTILNKVTPAKPSQPQEELGGGFVNNPTDGACRFTPTNALFSQMRGNRIDQITTIKDQGGRGTCMAFAYVSALETQIARRIKTPFNLSEQYAYYWLRGDDGVLGDGAGWGDFNDIIGKQRMIPTEVRWKYNPSRSRVRIPADDKKPVTEFRNSCLNYANQACSDTTAQAQLVCQGGTNNCAWKPEWDIAPNAAFNFRATQGTEVWVALANNVFGSGDAARAYRRALMRQMIDRGDQLILGFNVDPAFDAIGASGLPNLSLMGGKVRGGHAVHVVGHVTTGMQTYDVKIAGLVNVKLSLPTGYFVIKNSWSCGFGDGGYAYLPDSFMDREVYGVYNIPANAVASDMANF
- the glmS gene encoding glutamine--fructose-6-phosphate transaminase (isomerizing), which codes for MCGIVGYIGPRQAQDVLISGLSKLEYRGYDSAGIAVHDGAQIEVKKKAGKLENLSTLLEGQPMGGSLGIGHTRWATHGLPNDTNAHPHATEDGRIVIIHNGIIENYLPLKEGLMSRGHEFKSETDSEVLAHLIEEAYAGNLEEAVRAALAQVRGAYGIVVTHVDHREIVAARTVSPLVMGVGEGEMFLASDVPALLAYTRNMVFLHDGDMVVLNDDGFRVMDLQGNPQERTIEHIEWDAEAAEKGGYDTYMLKEIYEQPQALTNTLIGRLHDETGEVNLDIDLDPGSFKRISIIACGTAFYAGLVGEYLIEQLARIPVEVDVASEYRYRDPLVSENTLAIVVSQSGETIDTLEALREAKRFGAKTLGVINAKGSSMTRELDDTLYIHAGPEIGVASTKAYTSMVSAFLMLALWLGRARGTLSAEQGAELLKAARELPRLVEDALAPERVARIKEVAEKYAMASDYLFLGRGVNSPTAYEGALKLKEISYIHAEAYAAGEMKHGPIALIDEKLPVAVIATESRLLEKTISNVQEVRARAGKVILFLSDGDTENARHGDDVIYVPRAHEMVSPVVNAVAMQLLAYFTAAALGKDVDKPRNLAKSVTVE